In Pedobacter sp. WC2423, the following are encoded in one genomic region:
- a CDS encoding energy transducer TonB, translating into MLGSKIDLFGNEWLDVVFDQKNKNYGAYMLRRQSSSDTVKALFIAGTLFILLFLSPKIISLIKGSNSLDEHQEMTREVTVQAIPPVVKQETPPPAAVVPPRSKETHVKFPPPIVVDREVETDPVQLKDLVNATPGQKNIVGDPDGQIVVTGPAGDGPAKQEAMVEDNKVRDFINLEVQPTFPGGIAKFYAYLSKAIRYPEAAQEAGLQGKVFVSFIVEKDGSLTDIKVEKKLGNGTDEEAVRVLKASPKWNPGIQNGREVRVKYNIPISFSLGQ; encoded by the coding sequence ATGTTAGGTTCGAAAATCGATTTATTTGGCAATGAGTGGCTTGATGTAGTATTTGATCAGAAAAACAAAAATTATGGTGCTTATATGCTCCGCAGACAAAGTTCTTCCGACACCGTTAAAGCTCTTTTTATTGCAGGAACACTTTTTATCCTGCTATTTTTATCTCCTAAAATTATTAGCCTGATCAAAGGCAGTAATTCATTGGATGAGCATCAGGAAATGACAAGAGAGGTAACCGTTCAGGCTATTCCTCCGGTGGTTAAACAGGAAACTCCACCACCTGCTGCGGTTGTGCCACCACGTTCAAAAGAAACCCATGTTAAATTTCCACCGCCAATTGTTGTGGACAGAGAAGTTGAAACAGATCCGGTACAGCTTAAAGATCTCGTGAATGCCACCCCGGGACAAAAAAACATCGTTGGTGATCCCGATGGACAGATTGTAGTGACAGGGCCAGCCGGTGACGGGCCAGCAAAACAAGAGGCTATGGTAGAAGATAATAAAGTACGTGATTTTATAAATCTGGAAGTTCAGCCCACTTTTCCAGGAGGAATAGCCAAATTTTATGCCTACCTGTCAAAGGCGATCAGGTATCCTGAAGCAGCTCAGGAAGCTGGTTTACAGGGGAAGGTATTCGTGTCTTTCATTGTAGAAAAAGACGGTAGCCTGACGGATATTAAAGTAGAAAAAAAACTCGGTAATGGTACAGATGAAGAGGCTGTCCGTGTGTTAAAAGCCAGCCCAAAATGGAACCCTGGTATTCAAAATGGAAGAGAGGTCCGGGTAAAATATAATATTCCGATCAGCTTTTCTCTTGGTCAGTAA
- a CDS encoding multicopper oxidase domain-containing protein: MKSLIIYILFTGLSGLTLTQAQEKNHRSKVVRYDLYVNDTTVNYSGKPKMAMAVNGSIPGPALVFTEGDTAEIYVHNLMDMETSIHWHGVFLPNNMDGVPFLTQMPIQPHATFLYKFPVIQNGTYWYHSHTMLQEQSGMYGALIFNKKNEPAIPAIPVVLSDWTDMKPEEADRSLHNANDWFAIRKGTTQSYAEAIQKGYFKTKVINEWKRMNAMDVSDVYYEKFLTNGKQISEQPQFKAGDKVKLRIVGGSSSTYFWLTYAGGKITVVANDGNDVQPVEVDRLIIAPSETYDVIVSLAEGKSYEFLSTAEDRTGSASLWLGSGTKVPAKPLGKLKYFEGMKMMNGMMKMNGDLQPMGMEMSNQQMDMNAVMYPEVTGDHYGKKKPAAASPMDMPEMKGMEMSEKADLVTLNYGMLKAVEKTTLRKGPEKLLRFELTGNMNRYVWTIDHQTVSESDKILIKKGENVKIILYNNSMMRHPMHLHGHDFRVLNGQDEYAPLKNVLDIMPMETDTIEFAATESGDWFFHCHILYHMMSGMGRIFSYEDSPPNLLIPDPEAAIQKLYADDRKMHLMANIGLESNGSDGTARIANTRYSVSTEWRLGLKASHGFESETYFGRYIGKMQWFMPFIGFDYHYNSSKNDNEKNMLGQLTNQSNRKAFVIGMQYTLPMLVTAEARLDSKGKLRFQLKREDIPITNRLRLNLSGNTDREYMAGFRYAMTKYFSLSTHYDSDMGYGGGITITY; encoded by the coding sequence ATGAAATCATTAATTATATACATCCTGTTCACCGGGCTCTCCGGTTTAACATTAACGCAGGCTCAGGAGAAAAATCACCGGTCAAAAGTGGTGCGTTATGACCTTTATGTCAATGACACAACCGTTAATTATTCCGGAAAACCTAAAATGGCAATGGCGGTTAATGGAAGTATTCCCGGCCCGGCACTGGTTTTCACAGAAGGCGACACCGCAGAAATCTATGTGCATAACCTGATGGATATGGAAACTTCTATTCACTGGCATGGTGTATTCCTGCCCAATAACATGGATGGTGTGCCTTTTTTAACTCAAATGCCAATTCAACCCCATGCTACCTTCTTGTATAAATTTCCGGTTATTCAGAACGGTACTTACTGGTACCATAGCCATACCATGCTGCAAGAGCAAAGCGGGATGTACGGAGCGTTAATTTTCAACAAGAAAAATGAGCCTGCTATCCCTGCAATTCCCGTGGTATTAAGCGACTGGACTGACATGAAACCAGAGGAAGCAGACCGCTCGCTCCACAATGCCAATGATTGGTTTGCCATTCGTAAAGGAACGACACAAAGTTATGCTGAGGCGATACAAAAAGGATATTTCAAAACTAAGGTCATCAACGAATGGAAGCGGATGAATGCGATGGATGTGAGTGATGTGTACTATGAGAAATTTCTAACGAATGGGAAACAGATCAGTGAGCAACCTCAGTTTAAAGCTGGCGACAAGGTAAAACTCAGGATTGTTGGTGGTAGTTCTTCTACTTATTTCTGGTTAACTTATGCTGGTGGTAAAATTACTGTTGTAGCCAATGATGGTAACGATGTTCAGCCTGTTGAAGTTGACCGGCTGATTATTGCTCCTTCTGAGACTTATGACGTGATTGTCTCTCTTGCCGAAGGAAAAAGTTATGAATTCTTATCTACAGCCGAAGACCGCACTGGCTCTGCTTCTTTGTGGCTGGGCAGTGGAACTAAAGTGCCGGCCAAACCTTTAGGAAAGTTAAAATACTTTGAAGGGATGAAAATGATGAACGGCATGATGAAAATGAATGGTGATCTGCAGCCGATGGGTATGGAAATGAGCAATCAGCAAATGGATATGAATGCGGTTATGTATCCGGAAGTAACAGGAGACCATTATGGAAAGAAAAAACCTGCTGCTGCTTCTCCAATGGATATGCCGGAAATGAAAGGGATGGAGATGAGTGAAAAGGCAGATCTGGTCACCCTTAATTATGGAATGTTAAAAGCCGTTGAAAAAACGACTTTAAGAAAGGGCCCTGAGAAATTATTACGTTTTGAACTGACTGGAAATATGAACCGTTATGTCTGGACGATTGATCATCAAACAGTATCAGAGTCTGATAAAATCCTGATTAAAAAAGGAGAAAATGTAAAGATTATATTATACAATAATTCAATGATGCGCCACCCCATGCATTTGCATGGTCATGATTTCCGTGTATTGAACGGACAGGATGAATATGCACCTTTAAAGAATGTTCTTGACATTATGCCGATGGAAACCGATACGATCGAATTTGCAGCAACAGAAAGCGGAGACTGGTTTTTCCATTGCCATATATTATACCATATGATGAGCGGCATGGGAAGAATCTTCAGTTATGAGGATTCACCTCCTAATCTGCTGATTCCTGATCCTGAAGCTGCAATTCAGAAACTGTATGCCGATGATAGAAAAATGCACCTGATGGCGAATATAGGATTAGAAAGTAATGGTAGTGATGGTACAGCACGCATAGCAAATACCCGTTATAGTGTTTCTACGGAATGGAGACTGGGCCTGAAGGCAAGTCATGGATTTGAAAGTGAAACTTACTTCGGGAGATATATAGGTAAAATGCAATGGTTTATGCCTTTCATCGGTTTTGACTATCATTACAACAGCAGCAAGAATGATAACGAGAAAAATATGCTTGGACAATTGACCAACCAGTCTAACAGAAAGGCATTTGTGATAGGTATGCAGTATACTTTACCAATGCTGGTAACTGCAGAAGCCAGGCTGGACAGCAAAGGAAAGTTACGTTTTCAGTTAAAGCGTGAAGATATTCCAATCACTAACAGGTTAAGGTTAAACCTTTCCGGAAACACAGACAGAGAATATATGGCAGGTTTCCGCTATGCGATGACTAAATATTTTTCCTTGTCAACACACTATGATAGTGATATGGGATACGGCGGCGGAATTACAATAACCTATTAA
- a CDS encoding peroxiredoxin family protein — translation MKLLITCLTVIFFSLSASAQDIGSKLPNAIFYNRDNTPFSTYSIPGGKKSLIIFFDATCEHCQKVVAQMSKRTKELKNVNVYMISQDEYRSIDYFMTNFGKPFLQQKNVKVVQDRDHVFIMAFHPKQYPAIYLYNADKSLAFTSSNQNDVPKFFKLINP, via the coding sequence ATGAAGTTATTAATAACCTGTCTTACTGTTATCTTTTTCTCTCTTTCTGCTTCAGCGCAGGACATAGGTTCAAAATTGCCAAATGCGATCTTTTACAACAGAGATAATACCCCTTTCTCTACTTACAGTATCCCTGGTGGAAAAAAGTCACTGATTATCTTTTTTGACGCAACCTGTGAACACTGTCAGAAAGTTGTGGCGCAGATGAGTAAAAGAACAAAGGAACTGAAAAACGTAAATGTTTACATGATTTCACAAGATGAATACAGATCTATTGATTACTTCATGACCAATTTCGGAAAACCATTTTTACAGCAGAAAAATGTAAAAGTAGTTCAGGATCGTGATCATGTATTTATTATGGCTTTCCATCCAAAACAATATCCTGCTATTTATTTATATAATGCAGATAAAAGCCTGGCATTTACTTCAAGTAATCAAAATGATGTACCTAAGTTTTTTAAGCTGATTAATCCTTAA
- a CDS encoding N-acetyltransferase family protein, producing the protein MEEITYRNATLTDLSTIVSIYNSTIPSRMVTADTEPVTVESRIKWFEQHTAEKHPLWVIENKNNEIIGWVSLQAFYGRPAYNGTAEISIYLEENQRGKGMGKRTLADSLSKCAALGITTVLGFIFAHNEPSLGLFRHFGFEDWGTLPDVAVLDGEEKSLKILGKRVSA; encoded by the coding sequence ATGGAAGAAATAACCTACAGAAATGCCACATTAACTGACTTAAGCACTATAGTATCCATTTATAATTCAACAATTCCTTCAAGAATGGTGACCGCAGATACTGAACCGGTCACTGTAGAGAGTAGAATAAAGTGGTTTGAGCAACATACAGCAGAAAAACATCCGCTTTGGGTGATTGAAAATAAAAATAATGAGATTATTGGCTGGGTAAGCTTACAGGCTTTTTATGGCAGACCTGCCTATAACGGTACCGCAGAAATAAGTATTTATCTGGAAGAAAATCAGCGCGGTAAAGGAATGGGTAAAAGGACACTGGCTGATTCATTAAGTAAGTGTGCTGCATTGGGGATAACCACTGTTCTGGGGTTTATATTTGCTCATAATGAGCCTAGTTTAGGATTATTCAGGCATTTTGGCTTTGAAGATTGGGGTACTCTGCCTGACGTAGCCGTACTGGATGGGGAAGAAAAAAGCCTTAAGATATTAGGAAAAAGAGTTTCAGCTTAA
- a CDS encoding SDR family NAD(P)-dependent oxidoreductase: MENLKIIGITPFEKPDTELAVALNQSGIFPVLNLGYQLPEAIQALNKLVQSGVTDFGVCIPSSDLTTIELPVQVSLIIIPDGVEFQRKAGVKLIRQVYDLSSARQAKIAAADGIIVKGNEGAGRVGHESSFVLFQRIIQEIKDIPVWVQGGVGIHTAAALIAQGAAGVILDSQLVLFPECGVPKAIKDICAKLSGTETRLFGDYRVLSRPNSPVIEQDINPKELTTYFNNFDLEKSYLPLGQDIALSSDLFNRYKKLSKLVFGIKEAIYGHLNQAKSLNVISPENPLAKELNLTYPIAQGPMTRVSDVAQFADAVSGAGALSFIALSLLKGETAKNLLKETKKLAGNKTWGVGILGFAPQELRDEQMQYILEEKPPVVLIAGGRPSQAKPLEKAGIKTFLHVPSASLLDMFLKEGARRFVFEGRECGGHVGPLSSMVLWEKQIERLLKEDNPEQISVFFAGGIHDAFSTAFISIMAAPLAARGVKVGVLMGTAYLYTKEAVSTGAIQDKFQQQAVQASDTILLETAPGHETRCLKSPFSDFFSEEKVKLQQSGIDKKEIWAKLETLNVGRLRIAAKGIERRGDALVTINEAEQLTLGMYMIGQIAALQNKVVSLLELHQDVAEGNYQHVLNAALAVPPEKTGKSLDVAIVGMACIFPGAKDLEEYWSNIILGKDSVTEVPDERWNKELYYDPESAAGDMSHSKWGGFIPKIDFDPVEFGIPPQSLAAIEPTQLLTLMVAKQAMENAGYLDGGYDQENVSVIIGAEGGNDLANSYGFRCFYKQVFGDMPAEIDQALPKMTEDSFPGILANVISGRVANRLNLGGRNFTVDAACASSLAAVDLACQELFLGKSDMVLAGGADLHNGINDYLMFSSTHALSRKGRCATFDAEADGIALGEGIAMVVLKRHEDALRDGDRIYSVIKGVGGSSDGKSLGLTAPRKNGQVQALERAYDQAGITPSVVGLVEAHGTGTVVGDRTELSALTDKFIQSGAVTGQAHLGSVKTQIGHTKCAAGLAGLIKASLSVYHGIKPPTINLKNPNSYYNAKTSPFAFHTEAGLWSEEKRYAGVSAFGFGGTNFHAVIENKNPVSTTVPTLKTWPSELFVFRGDTYEEAKTKLTAVKTLLDSNAQVDLKDIAYSLAMADSKPIQLCIVADRPEDLNMKVELTLSGIESKDTYATKKRDGKVAFMFPGQGSQRINMARDLFVIFPAMRDLLKDLPEYEKVLFPNAVFDAALLKGQKEAIKDTRMAQPILGIVNLAIANFLRELGIVPDMVAGHSYGELPALCFAGAFAEDQLVQLSSARAKSILDAVEGEDTGAMIAVNAKQEELQKIISGLTDIYAVNYNSPLQCVLAGTTPAIQQLMEVLKAAKISFRALEVACAFHSPLVVKSKELYQQVLADVQFNDLNLPVWSNTTAREYPEQAAQIKERLTDHLIKPVKFVDQVQEMYAAGARIFIEVGPGKVLSGLTKACLGKDEILMHAEDNGLNKLTHLLSMLATYLSTGRTIHIEKLFEGRGARLLNLHEPALYKKSPTVWFVNGQHAIPSNGKLPANGALPIIQPIQMKNRELRSEPSQNAHSAGDLMMQEYLNSMKLLIQAQRDVMLTFLGQNVPFNQGLSNPVALPQPAFAQPAAHFEAAVPQAIVQPQAAAVQPAEQKDVKLALLQIVSDKTGYPQEMLGMEMDLEADLSIDSIKRLEIIGALRTELGGFSGTQSEDTIMEQLAGIKTLNGLVNWITENAVPSGTHVSATINIELTVKENQPKFSAEELRAAILSVVSEKTGYPEEMLGMDLDLEADLSIDSIKRMEIIGELKLKIGFSQGQEQGDDIMEKLAAIKTLNGLVNWILEIESETNEVLTEAKKIIEETVVDNSSLEKLSRLRFELTPAAVSDIEAAILKGQRFAITDDGNGQAVKIKNLFKKSGALVDVISAGDDLESYQGLIILNMFTTAKKSSIIDHFAMIKQLNFEKVKWVYMISDIRSHLNDSADVEMLRLYQGYSGFFKSLDREYENTKCRIVSLETKMSGEDIANITLNEILNPDKPSEIIYHDQKRQIMELVPAELVTGLEDSHIQLDKDAVVLVLGGAQGITAELMIHFAKDYPCNYILVGRSADPKSAVQGIAASLKTKDEIRNFLVQQGELKKPAEIEQETARIYKNNQILHSIAMLESGGSKVVYQSMDLRDEEGLSRFVDSVYKEYGRIDGVVHGAGLLEDKLFHSKTSESFERVFDTKVTPLRVLAEKLKAETQFVILFSSIASVYGNRGQTDYAAANSVMDKYAWALKQKINGKVLAINWGPWKGAGMVSPTLEKEYERRGIALIPLQDGMETFLNELKYGKESQVLIMAGNNW, from the coding sequence ATGGAAAACCTTAAGATAATCGGAATAACACCATTTGAGAAGCCGGATACCGAACTTGCAGTTGCTTTAAATCAATCAGGAATATTTCCTGTACTCAATCTTGGTTATCAGTTGCCTGAAGCTATTCAGGCATTGAATAAATTAGTGCAAAGTGGTGTTACAGATTTTGGAGTATGTATTCCATCTTCTGATTTGACAACTATAGAACTCCCTGTACAAGTGAGTTTGATTATTATTCCTGATGGCGTAGAATTTCAGCGCAAAGCAGGAGTGAAGCTTATTCGCCAGGTTTATGATTTGAGCTCGGCAAGACAAGCTAAAATTGCTGCTGCCGACGGAATTATTGTGAAAGGAAATGAGGGAGCAGGAAGAGTTGGACATGAATCCTCCTTCGTGTTGTTTCAACGTATCATACAAGAAATCAAAGATATTCCTGTTTGGGTACAAGGTGGTGTTGGTATACACACCGCTGCTGCTTTAATTGCACAGGGAGCTGCCGGCGTTATACTCGATAGTCAGCTGGTTTTATTTCCAGAATGCGGCGTACCTAAAGCTATCAAAGATATTTGTGCTAAATTAAGTGGTACAGAAACCAGGTTATTTGGCGATTACCGGGTATTATCCCGGCCAAACTCACCTGTTATCGAACAGGATATCAACCCAAAAGAATTGACTACCTATTTTAATAACTTCGATCTGGAGAAAAGCTACCTGCCTTTAGGACAGGATATTGCTCTTTCTTCAGATCTTTTTAACAGGTATAAAAAACTAAGCAAACTGGTATTTGGTATCAAAGAAGCTATTTATGGTCATTTAAACCAGGCAAAATCACTGAATGTAATCAGCCCGGAGAATCCTTTAGCTAAAGAACTGAACCTCACTTACCCGATTGCACAAGGCCCGATGACCAGGGTAAGCGATGTTGCACAATTTGCAGATGCCGTATCTGGTGCCGGTGCTTTATCATTTATCGCTTTATCCTTACTCAAAGGAGAAACCGCGAAGAACCTCCTCAAAGAAACCAAAAAACTTGCAGGTAATAAGACCTGGGGGGTAGGTATTCTTGGTTTTGCCCCGCAAGAATTGCGTGATGAGCAAATGCAGTATATCCTGGAAGAAAAGCCGCCAGTAGTGCTGATTGCAGGAGGTCGTCCATCACAAGCTAAACCACTGGAAAAAGCAGGAATCAAAACATTTCTTCACGTGCCATCCGCATCGCTGTTAGATATGTTCTTAAAAGAAGGTGCCCGGAGATTTGTTTTTGAAGGCCGCGAATGCGGAGGCCACGTTGGCCCGCTATCAAGCATGGTGCTTTGGGAAAAACAAATTGAACGTTTACTGAAAGAAGATAATCCGGAACAAATCAGTGTATTCTTTGCCGGAGGTATCCATGATGCCTTCTCTACCGCATTTATCTCGATTATGGCCGCCCCGCTTGCTGCAAGAGGCGTAAAAGTCGGTGTATTGATGGGAACAGCTTATTTATATACCAAAGAAGCCGTAAGTACAGGAGCTATTCAGGATAAATTTCAGCAGCAGGCCGTACAAGCCAGTGACACTATATTACTGGAAACCGCTCCCGGACATGAAACAAGATGTCTTAAATCTCCATTTTCTGATTTCTTTAGTGAAGAAAAAGTCAAACTTCAGCAATCAGGCATAGATAAAAAAGAAATATGGGCAAAACTGGAAACGCTGAATGTAGGGCGTTTACGAATTGCAGCCAAAGGAATAGAACGCAGAGGTGATGCGCTGGTTACGATCAATGAAGCTGAGCAGCTTACCCTGGGTATGTATATGATTGGTCAGATTGCTGCGCTGCAAAATAAAGTAGTTTCATTGCTGGAACTGCATCAGGATGTAGCAGAAGGTAACTACCAGCATGTGTTGAATGCGGCACTTGCTGTTCCGCCAGAAAAAACAGGTAAATCTTTAGACGTTGCAATTGTAGGGATGGCTTGTATTTTCCCCGGAGCAAAAGATCTGGAAGAGTACTGGAGCAATATTATTTTAGGGAAAGACAGCGTAACCGAAGTTCCGGACGAACGCTGGAACAAAGAATTATATTATGATCCGGAATCTGCAGCAGGCGATATGTCACACTCTAAGTGGGGTGGCTTTATCCCTAAAATAGATTTCGACCCGGTTGAATTTGGTATTCCGCCACAATCACTGGCAGCGATAGAGCCTACCCAGTTGCTGACCCTGATGGTTGCCAAACAAGCTATGGAAAATGCAGGTTACCTGGATGGCGGTTATGACCAGGAAAATGTATCTGTAATTATTGGTGCCGAAGGTGGTAACGATCTGGCAAACAGCTACGGATTCAGATGTTTCTATAAACAGGTATTCGGAGATATGCCGGCCGAAATCGATCAGGCTTTGCCTAAAATGACAGAAGATTCCTTCCCGGGTATTCTGGCTAACGTGATTTCAGGAAGAGTGGCCAACAGGTTAAACCTGGGTGGCCGTAACTTTACCGTAGACGCAGCCTGTGCATCCTCTCTGGCAGCAGTTGATCTGGCTTGCCAGGAATTATTTTTAGGCAAATCTGATATGGTGCTGGCAGGCGGAGCCGATTTACACAATGGGATCAATGATTACCTGATGTTTTCAAGCACACACGCACTATCCCGTAAAGGCAGGTGCGCTACTTTTGATGCTGAAGCAGACGGAATTGCATTGGGTGAAGGTATAGCCATGGTGGTTTTAAAAAGACATGAAGATGCTTTGAGAGATGGAGACCGGATTTATTCAGTGATCAAAGGTGTTGGTGGTTCAAGTGACGGTAAAAGTTTAGGCTTGACTGCACCGCGTAAAAACGGGCAGGTGCAAGCCCTGGAACGTGCCTATGATCAGGCAGGAATTACGCCTTCGGTAGTTGGATTGGTTGAAGCCCATGGAACAGGGACTGTAGTGGGTGACCGCACCGAATTAAGTGCATTGACAGATAAGTTTATTCAATCTGGCGCAGTCACCGGTCAGGCACACCTGGGATCTGTGAAAACTCAGATCGGGCACACTAAATGTGCTGCCGGACTTGCAGGTTTGATTAAAGCATCCCTGTCCGTTTATCATGGAATTAAGCCGCCTACCATCAATCTGAAAAACCCGAACAGCTATTATAATGCAAAAACCAGTCCTTTTGCTTTCCATACTGAAGCAGGATTGTGGTCTGAAGAAAAACGTTATGCAGGGGTGAGTGCATTTGGCTTTGGAGGAACTAATTTCCATGCCGTAATTGAGAATAAAAACCCTGTAAGTACTACGGTGCCGACCTTGAAAACATGGCCATCGGAACTTTTTGTTTTCAGAGGTGACACTTACGAAGAAGCAAAAACTAAATTAACAGCAGTCAAAACATTGTTAGACAGTAATGCACAGGTTGATTTAAAAGATATCGCCTACAGTCTGGCTATGGCCGATAGCAAACCCATACAACTGTGTATTGTTGCAGACCGGCCTGAAGACCTGAATATGAAGGTAGAACTTACCCTTTCCGGTATTGAAAGTAAAGACACTTATGCCACCAAAAAAAGAGATGGAAAAGTAGCATTTATGTTTCCCGGACAAGGTAGTCAGCGGATTAATATGGCAAGAGATCTTTTTGTCATCTTCCCGGCGATGCGTGATTTATTAAAAGACTTGCCTGAATATGAGAAAGTCCTTTTTCCAAATGCAGTATTTGATGCAGCTTTGCTCAAAGGACAAAAAGAAGCCATCAAAGACACCCGTATGGCACAGCCTATATTGGGAATTGTCAATCTGGCTATCGCTAATTTCCTGAGAGAATTGGGTATTGTACCTGATATGGTTGCCGGACATAGTTACGGAGAGTTGCCGGCACTATGTTTTGCTGGTGCATTTGCTGAAGATCAATTGGTACAGTTGAGTTCGGCAAGAGCAAAATCTATTCTGGATGCTGTTGAAGGTGAAGATACAGGCGCCATGATTGCAGTCAATGCCAAACAAGAAGAGCTGCAAAAAATCATTTCAGGTTTAACTGATATCTATGCAGTGAATTATAACTCACCACTGCAATGTGTGCTTGCAGGAACCACACCTGCCATTCAGCAGCTGATGGAAGTCCTTAAAGCAGCTAAAATATCATTCAGAGCATTAGAAGTTGCCTGTGCATTCCACAGCCCGCTGGTTGTGAAATCAAAAGAACTTTATCAGCAGGTATTAGCAGATGTTCAGTTCAATGATTTGAATTTACCCGTATGGTCAAATACGACCGCGAGAGAATATCCTGAGCAGGCCGCACAGATTAAAGAAAGATTGACTGATCACCTGATCAAACCGGTTAAATTTGTAGATCAGGTACAGGAAATGTATGCTGCCGGAGCCAGAATATTCATCGAAGTAGGCCCGGGTAAAGTATTGTCCGGATTAACTAAAGCCTGCCTGGGTAAAGACGAAATCCTGATGCATGCAGAAGATAACGGATTGAATAAACTGACCCACCTTTTAAGCATGCTGGCCACTTACCTCTCCACCGGACGTACCATCCACATCGAAAAATTATTTGAAGGCCGGGGCGCGAGATTATTAAATCTCCATGAACCGGCATTGTATAAAAAAAGCCCTACAGTCTGGTTCGTTAACGGCCAGCATGCAATTCCTTCTAACGGGAAATTGCCAGCTAACGGGGCGTTACCTATCATACAACCTATCCAGATGAAAAACAGAGAATTAAGATCAGAACCTTCACAAAACGCTCACTCTGCCGGTGATTTGATGATGCAGGAATATCTGAACAGTATGAAATTATTAATTCAGGCACAGCGTGATGTAATGCTTACCTTTTTAGGGCAAAATGTTCCTTTTAATCAGGGACTGTCTAATCCTGTAGCTTTACCGCAGCCTGCTTTCGCACAACCAGCAGCTCATTTTGAAGCCGCAGTACCGCAAGCCATTGTACAACCACAAGCAGCAGCAGTTCAGCCAGCAGAACAAAAAGATGTTAAACTTGCCTTATTACAGATTGTAAGTGATAAAACAGGCTATCCGCAAGAAATGCTGGGTATGGAAATGGATCTGGAAGCAGATCTGAGTATTGACTCTATTAAACGCCTGGAAATTATAGGTGCCCTTCGTACCGAATTAGGAGGCTTTAGCGGAACTCAGAGTGAAGATACGATCATGGAGCAGCTGGCCGGAATTAAGACCTTAAACGGGCTGGTGAACTGGATTACTGAAAATGCAGTACCATCGGGTACTCACGTATCCGCAACTATCAATATCGAATTAACCGTTAAAGAGAATCAGCCTAAATTTTCAGCAGAAGAGCTGAGAGCGGCCATCCTGTCTGTAGTGAGTGAGAAAACAGGTTACCCGGAAGAAATGCTGGGGATGGATCTGGATCTGGAAGCCGATTTAAGTATTGATTCTATCAAAAGAATGGAGATCATCGGTGAACTGAAACTGAAAATTGGCTTTAGCCAGGGACAGGAGCAGGGCGATGATATCATGGAGAAACTGGCAGCCATTAAAACACTGAACGGGCTGGTGAACTGGATCCTGGAAATTGAGTCAGAAACCAATGAAGTACTTACAGAAGCAAAAAAAATCATAGAAGAAACCGTAGTAGATAATTCAAGTCTTGAAAAATTATCCAGATTACGTTTTGAACTGACCCCGGCAGCAGTATCTGATATTGAAGCGGCTATCCTTAAAGGACAACGTTTTGCCATCACTGATGACGGTAACGGACAGGCTGTCAAGATCAAAAATCTGTTCAAAAAAAGCGGTGCTTTAGTAGATGTGATATCAGCAGGTGATGATTTGGAAAGCTATCAGGGTTTAATTATCCTGAATATGTTTACCACAGCAAAGAAATCAAGCATCATAGATCATTTTGCCATGATCAAACAACTGAATTTTGAAAAGGTGAAATGGGTATATATGATTTCTGATATCAGAAGTCACCTGAATGACAGTGCTGATGTAGAAATGCTGAGACTTTACCAGGGCTATTCCGGATTCTTCAAAAGTCTGGACAGAGAATATGAAAATACCAAGTGCAGAATTGTGAGCCTGGAAACGAAAATGTCGGGTGAAGACATCGCTAACATCACATTGAATGAAATCTTAAATCCTGATAAACCATCGGAAATTATTTACCACGATCAAAAAAGACAGATCATGGAACTGGTTCCAGCAGAATTGGTTACCGGACTTGAAGATTCTCATATCCAGCTGGATAAAGATGCGGTTGTGCTGGTACTGGGAGGTGCTCAGGGAATTACAGCGGAGCTGATGATTCATTTTGCTAAAGACTACCCTTGTAACTATATCCTGGTTGGCCGTTCAGCTGATCCAAAATCAGCCGTTCAGGGCATAGCAGCCTCCTTAAAAACAAAAGATGAAATCAGGAACTTCCTGGTGCAACAGGGTGAACTTAAAAAGCCAGCTGAAATAGAGCAGGAAACAGCCAGGATTTATAAAAACAATCAAATTCTGCATAGCATTGCTATGCTCGAAAGCGGAGGTTCTAAAGTAGTTTATCAATCCATGGATCTGCGTGATGAAGAAGGCCTGAGCCGCTTCGTTGACAGCGTTTACAAAGAATATGGCCGCATTGATGGTGTAGTACATGGAGCAGGTTTATTAGAAGATAAACTGTTTCACAGTAAAACCTCAGAATCTTTTGAACGCGTATTTGATACCAAAGTTACCCCTTTAAGAGTACTTGCAGAAAAACTAAAAGCCGAAACTCAGTTTGTGATCCTCTTTTCAAGTATTGCTTCTGTTTATGGGAACCGCGGACAAACAGATTACGCAGCAGCCAACAGTGTAATGGATAAATATGCCTGGGCTTTGAAACAGAAAATCAACGGGAAGGTACTGGCTATCAACTGGGGGCCATGGAAAGGAGCCGGTATGGTTTCTCCGACACTGGAAAAAGAATACGAAAGAAGAGGCATTGCGCTCATTCCATTACAAGACGGTATGGAAACTTTCTTAAATGAACTCAAATATGGAAAAGAAAGCCAGGTACTGATTATGGCTGGAAATAACTGGTAG